The nucleotide sequence GTTACTGTCGCTCGGCGCGATCAAGCTGATCGAGCGCCTGTTCCCGGAGGAGGACGTGCGCGTCTACGATCCGCGCAGCGTCAGCTACCACTGCCCCTACGACCCCGACAAGATCCACGCGATGCTCAAAGGCCTCGGCCAGGCCGAGTGCGAGGCGATCGTCGCCGAGCACGGCGAAATCCGCGTCCACGACGACATCTGCAACCACGAATACGTGCTCGACGCGGCGGCCGTCGCGGCACTCTTTTCCGCGCCGCATCAGGGGGAGTGATCATGCGCACGACATGGATGGTGTGGGGGCTGCTCGCGCTGGCGCCCGCCGCGGCCGCCGCCGACGGCCGCTATCAGGCCTTGCCGCTGGCCGGCGCCGAGGGCGGCAGCGGCGGCGGGCGCGCGTTCATTCTCGACACCCGCGAGGGGCACGTGTGGGTCTGGAGCGAGAACGAACTCATGGCGACGCCGGGCGGCGGCCGCCGCTATGGCCCCGGCTTCATCTATCAGGGCAGGCTGCGGCCGGGCGACGCGCCCGGCGAGACGATCGACCCGCGCAGATGACCGCCGCCGGCCGGTCCCGGTTCTGCCCGCCGCGCCTGCACGCGGCTTTTTTTTCGCCGCGCGACCCGGCAGCCGGCCTGCGCGGCTCAAGGCGGCGCCCTCCGAAGCCGATACCAGCTCATCCCTCATAGCCAAAACAAACCCAGAACCATGCTGACCGAGACCGTTCCGCCGGCCGCCGCGCCCGCGGCGCGCCAGAAAATCCGCCTCGGCGATCTGCTCGTCGAACAGAAGGTCATTTCGGCCGCCGACCTCGATATCGCGCTGACGGCGCAGAAGAAGAGCGGACGGCGGCTGGGCCGCATCATCGTCGAGTCGGGCCTCGCCGGGGAGAACGACATCGCCCAGGCGCTGGCCCGCCAACTCGCGATTCCCTTCGTCGACCTCCGGAAATTCAACCCCGACCCGTCGATCCTGCAGTTGCTCGGGGAGACCCAGGCGCGGCGCTTCCGCGCGATTCCGCTCGGCCGGCGCGAAGGCGACATCTTCGTCGGCATGGCCGACCCGACCGACCTGTTCGCCTACGACGAGGTCGCGCGCCTGATCGAGGGCGGCATCCAGCTCGCAGTCGTCGCCGAGGGCGATCTCCTGTCGGCGATCGACCGCCTGTACCGGCGCACCGACGACATCCACGGCCTGACCGAGGAACTCGCACGCGACATGGGCGAGAGCGAGGCCAGCATCATCGGCCTCGACGCGCTCGGCGAAGGCCAGGCCGACGCGCCGGTGGTGCGGCTGCTGCAGACGCTGTTCGAGGACGCACTGCAGGTCAACGCCTCGGACGTGCATATCGAGCCGCAGGAAAAGCAGCTCATGATCCGCTTTCGCATCGACGGCGTGCTGCATCGGCAGACCGAGGCCGACCTCAGGATCGCCCCCGCGCTGGCGCTGCGCCTGAAGATCGTCTCCGGGCTCGACATTTCGGAGAAGCGGCTGCCGCAGGACGGCCGCTTCGCCGTCAAGGTGCGCGGCCGCACCGTCGACGTGCGCCTGTCGACGATGCCGACGCAATACGGCGAATCGGTCGTGATGCGCCTCCTGAGCCAGGGCGACAACGCGCCGACGCTCGACACGCTGGGCATGCCGCCCGCGATGCTCGAACGCTTCCGCGCGATCCTGCACCGCCCCAACGGCCTCGTCCTCGTCACCGGCCCGACCGGCAGCGGCAAGACGACGACGCTCTATGCCGCGCTCGGCGAACTCAACGACCCGGGCACCAAGATCATCACGGTCGAGGACCCGGTCGAATACCGCCTGCCCGGTGTCAACCAGGTCCAGGCCAACGACAAGATCGACCTCAGCTTCGCGCGGGTGCTGCGCGCGATGCTGCGCCAGGACCCCGACGTCATCCTGGTCGGCGAGATGCGCGACCCCGAGACTGCGCAGATCGCGCTGCGCGCCGCGATGACGGGCCATCTCGTACTCTCGACGCTGCACACCAACGACGCCGCGTCGACGCCGGTGCGCCTGCTCGACATGGGCGTGCCGTCGTTCATGGTCGCGACCTCGGTTCAGGGCGTGCTTGCGCAGCGCCTGCTGCGCAAGGTCTGCGAACACTGCAAGGCGCCGCATGTGCCGACCCCCCAGGAACGCGTGTGGCTCGGCGCGGCCTATGCCGAGGGCGACGCCTACGTGGCGGGACGCGGCTGCGAGCGCTGCCACGGCACGGGCCACGCCGGCCGCCAGGCGATCCACGAACTGCTCGAGATCAGCGCGCCGCTCGCCGACGCGCTCGCGCGCAAGCCGCCGGCCGAGTTCGTCCTCGCCGCTCGCGCCGAACTCGCCGGCCGCACGCTGCGCGATCAGGCGCTCGCGCTCGCGCGCAGCGGCGTCGCCTCGCTGTCCGAGGCGATGCGGGTCAGCGCGCAGGACGAGACGCACTGATGCGTTTCAGCTACACCGGCCGCACCCAGGGCGGCGAGAAGGCGCAGGGCATCCTCGAAGCAGAAAGCGCGACCGAATGCGCGGCGAGCCTCCTGAAGAGCGGCATCGCGCCGATCACGATCCGCGAGACCGGGCGCTCGGAGCGCCGCGGCACCGGCAGCGAAGCGTCGGGGCTCTTCGCGCCGCGGATCAAGCCGATCGACGTACAGCTTTTTTCGCGCCAGCTCTACACGTTGCTGCGCGCCGGCGTGCCGATCCTGCGCGCGCTCGCCGGCCTGATCGAGTCGACTGCCAATCTCGCGTTCGCGCGCGTGATCGCCTCGCTCAAGGAATCGCTCGAAGCCGGGCGCGACCTGTCGACCGCGATGCGCCAGCACCCGCGCGTGTTCTCGCCGTTCTACGTCGCGATGGTGCGCGTCGGCGAGGCGACGGGGCGCCTCGATGAAATCTTCCTGCGCATGTTCGAACACCTCGAATTCGAGCGCGAGACGCGCGCCCGCATCAAGGAGGCGCTGCGCTACCCGACCTTCGTGCTCATCGCCATGGTCGTCGCCGTCGCGGTCATCAACGTCTTCGTGATCCCGGCCTTCGCCAAGGTCTACGCCGGGTTTGGCGCCGAGTTGCCGCTCATGACCCGCATCCTGATCGAGACCTCGCGCCTGACGCTGGCCTACGGCTGGTATCTGCTCGCAGGCGCCGTGCTCGCCGGGGCAGGCTTCAGCCTCTGGCGCGCCTCGCCCGACGGCCGTCTGGTCTGGGACCGCTTGAAATTGCGCCTGCCGCTGACCGGGTCGATCGTGCTGCGCAGCACGCTCGGGCGCTTCGCGCGCACGCTCGCGCTGTCGATGAAGAGCGGCATTCCGGTGGCGCAGGCGCTCTCGGTCGTCGCCGAAGTCACCGACAACGCCTGGATCGGCTCGCGCGTCGAGCAGATGCGCAACGGCATCGAGCGCGGCGAATCGATCCTGCGCACGGCCCAGCACGCCGGCGTGTTCAACGCCGTCGTGCTGCAGATGATCGCGGTCGGCGAGGAGACCGGCAGCATCGACGAACTCATGCAGGAAGTCGCCGAGATGTACGAGCGCGAGGTCGACTACGAGATCAAGACCCTCTCGGCGCGCATCGAGCCGATCATCATCGCCGCCATGGGCGGCCTCGTGCTCGTGCTCGCGCTCGGCGTCTTCCTGCCGATGTGGGACCTCGCGAGCGTCGCGATCAAGTGAGTTTTTCGCCGTGATTTCGCGTTTTTCGTTCAAGTCCGGCGCACCAACGCCGAAATAGTTGCAGCGCTGCCGCGCTTGCGGGCCGGCAGTGAACTCGTCCAAACCTGTGGAGAACATAATGATTACCCAAAAGGGCATGCAGTCCAGGCAGCACGGTTTCACCATGATCGAACTGATCGTCGTCATCGTCATTCTCGGCATTCTGGCGGCGGTGGCGCTGCCGCGGTTCACCAACGTCCAGCGCGACGCGCGGATCGCCAAGCTCAATGCGGCGCGCGGCGCCGTGCAGGCAGCGGCGGCGATGGTTCATGGGGCCGCGCTCGCTCGCGCCGGCGTGGCTGACACGGCCAACTGCGGGTCGGCCATCGGCTTTGGTCCCGACCCGGCGAACAATACGACCAACATCTGTACCGAGAATGGGCTGGTCCAGATCGTCAACACTTATCCCACGGCCAACGTGCTCGGTATTCTCAACGCGAGCGGGCTGATCTCGACCTTCTTCCCCGCGGG is from Thiobacillus denitrificans ATCC 25259 and encodes:
- a CDS encoding GspE/PulE family protein; the encoded protein is MLTETVPPAAAPAARQKIRLGDLLVEQKVISAADLDIALTAQKKSGRRLGRIIVESGLAGENDIAQALARQLAIPFVDLRKFNPDPSILQLLGETQARRFRAIPLGRREGDIFVGMADPTDLFAYDEVARLIEGGIQLAVVAEGDLLSAIDRLYRRTDDIHGLTEELARDMGESEASIIGLDALGEGQADAPVVRLLQTLFEDALQVNASDVHIEPQEKQLMIRFRIDGVLHRQTEADLRIAPALALRLKIVSGLDISEKRLPQDGRFAVKVRGRTVDVRLSTMPTQYGESVVMRLLSQGDNAPTLDTLGMPPAMLERFRAILHRPNGLVLVTGPTGSGKTTTLYAALGELNDPGTKIITVEDPVEYRLPGVNQVQANDKIDLSFARVLRAMLRQDPDVILVGEMRDPETAQIALRAAMTGHLVLSTLHTNDAASTPVRLLDMGVPSFMVATSVQGVLAQRLLRKVCEHCKAPHVPTPQERVWLGAAYAEGDAYVAGRGCERCHGTGHAGRQAIHELLEISAPLADALARKPPAEFVLAARAELAGRTLRDQALALARSGVASLSEAMRVSAQDETH
- a CDS encoding type II secretion system F family protein; its protein translation is MRFSYTGRTQGGEKAQGILEAESATECAASLLKSGIAPITIRETGRSERRGTGSEASGLFAPRIKPIDVQLFSRQLYTLLRAGVPILRALAGLIESTANLAFARVIASLKESLEAGRDLSTAMRQHPRVFSPFYVAMVRVGEATGRLDEIFLRMFEHLEFERETRARIKEALRYPTFVLIAMVVAVAVINVFVIPAFAKVYAGFGAELPLMTRILIETSRLTLAYGWYLLAGAVLAGAGFSLWRASPDGRLVWDRLKLRLPLTGSIVLRSTLGRFARTLALSMKSGIPVAQALSVVAEVTDNAWIGSRVEQMRNGIERGESILRTAQHAGVFNAVVLQMIAVGEETGSIDELMQEVAEMYEREVDYEIKTLSARIEPIIIAAMGGLVLVLALGVFLPMWDLASVAIK
- a CDS encoding type II secretion system protein, which encodes MITQKGMQSRQHGFTMIELIVVIVILGILAAVALPRFTNVQRDARIAKLNAARGAVQAAAAMVHGAALARAGVADTANCGSAIGFGPDPANNTTNICTENGLVQIVNTYPTANVLGILNASGLISTFFPAGTGVAAANTALDPEGYSVAGGGAAAGSVLTVRVDGGTTPANCSFTYTSPAANTAPVVSAVNTAGC